DNA from Variovorax sp. V213:
CGAAGAAGGCTCCTGCCAAGAAGGCGGCGGCGAAGAAGGCTCCGGCGAAGAAGGCCGCTGCCAAGAAGGCTCCGGCGAAGAAGGCCGCTGCCAAGAAGGCCCCTGCGAAGAAGGCTGCCGCCAAGAAGGCTCCTGCCAAGAAGGCTGCGGCCAAGAAAGCCGCGAAAAAGCCCGCTGCCAAGCCTGCCGCTGCTGCCAAGAAGCCTGCTGCGAAGAAGGCTGCCAAGGCAGCCCCTGCCGCAGCGCCTGCTCCTGCTGCGCAAACGACGCTGAACCCGCAGGCAGCCTGGCCGTTTCCGACGGCCAGCAAGCCCTGAGCTTCTCAGCGGCCTTGACGGCAAAAAGCCCGGCACCTCACGGTGTCGGGCTTTTTTTACGGGCGCCTGAACAAGCGGCTCAGAGGCCGAGCGCCTGCCTGTCGATCTGGTAGTTTTGCGGCCCGCGCTGCGCGATCTTGAGCGCACCGATGCGGTTGCCCAGTGCCGCGCACTGCGCGAGCGGCCATTCTTTTTCCAGGCCGAACAGCAGTGCGCCGCGCCAGGCATCGCCGCAACCGGTGGGCTCGACCACGGCAGTGGGCGTCACGCCCGGCACATGCTCGCGTTCGCCGTCGGTCCAGACCTCGCACCCCTCGCCCGCCAGCGTGACGACCAGGCCGCGCACGCGCTTCGAAATCTCGGCCAGGCTCCAGCCGGTGCGCTGCGACAGCATCTTTCCTTCGTAGTCGTTGACGACGACCCAGCTGGCCAGTTCGACAAAATGCTTGAGCGCATCGCCGTCGAACATCGGCAGGCCCTGGCCCGGGTCGAACACGAACGGGATGCCCGCGGCGGCGAACTGCTCCGCGTGCTGCAGCATCGCTTCGCGGCCGTCGGGTGCGATGATGCCGACGCGGATGTCTTCGCGGGCAACGATCTTCGTGAGGTGCGCCTGCTGCATGGCGCCGGGGTGGAACGCAGTGATCTGGTTGTTGTCGACGTCGTTCATGATCATCGCCTGCGCCGTGAAGGTGTCGTCCAGCTGGCGCACGAACTCGGTGCTGATGCCCAGCCCGCGCATGCGCTCCAGGTAGTCGGCCCCATCGCTGCCGAGCGTGGCCATCGGCAACGCCGCGCCGCCCAGCGCGTTCAGGCTGTAGGCAATGTTGCCGGCGCAGCCGCCGAAGTCACGCCGCAGGCCTGGCACCAGGAACGACACATTGAGGATGTGCAACTGGTCCGGAAGAATCTGGTCGGCGAACCGGCCCTCGAAAGTCATGATGGTGTCGAACGCGAGGGAACCGCAAATCACTGCTGCCATGGGTGAACCGTTGGTTGGGAATGGATGAAAAAAGAGCGGGGCGAACGCCAACCCGGTCTAAGGATAGAACGCTTCGACGCGGTAGCCGGCAATGGGCGGCAGCGTTGCCGCCTCCGTGGCGGACAAGGCCAGCGGCAACGAGGCGGCCTGGTCGGAGCGCGGCGGAAGCACCGCCGGCGCGCCGTAGTCCGTGGCCGTCAACACGCGGCGCAACACGGCGCGCTCCTGCGAGTCGAGCAGCGAAAGCTCGACCGCCGGCATGGCCAGGGGAACAGTGGCGCCGTTGCGCAGGGTGAAGCTCAGCCGGTAGTCGCTGTTGCCGGTCTTCTCGCGTGCGAAGGCGGCGCCCTCGATCACGATGTCGCCGATCTGGCGCAACGCCGTGAGCTCGCAGCCGGTCAAACCGCACAGCGCGGCAAGAGCCGGGCGAAGGTTCGGCTGGCGGGCCACGATGCCATCGCGCTCGTGCCGCAAGACCTGGACGGCCAACAGCAGGACGGCAAGCACCGCAAGAATCCAGAGCCAACGCCGCACCGCGCTGCGCTGCCAGAAACCCGCGGCATCGCGGCTCGGCTCCTCGCCGCCGAAGAGCGGAAGCCGCTCGGAATCTTCGGCGTCGTCGCGCAGCGAGGGGAGCGGCAAGAGGACCGGGTCGGGCTCGCTCGCCTCGCGCACCATCGAGGCCGATGCCTTGGCGGCGGTGCGCTCGTCCCGCGCCTTGGCGCCCGCGATCTTGGCGGACTTGGCGCGCGCCCGGCGCAGCGCCTTCTGCATCTGCACCTGGTCGCGGTCCAGCGCCGGCTCGTGCTTCTCGTTCTCGTCGCCGGCCGAGGCCACCAACTCGCGGGCCTTGAGGCGCAGGGCCGGCAAGGGAGGTGGAGGCGGTGGCGGAAGCGAGGGAGGAGCCCCAAGATTCAGGTCGATGTTCGGAAACGGCGGCAGCGAACTGGGCGGAGGACGCCATTCGGGTTCGTTGGCCTCGAAGTCGGACCACAGCTCGTCCGCGACGATGCCGTGCGCCGGCAGAACCAAGGCCGAGGCGGATGCAGGCGCTGGTGCCGGCGGTGATTCGGGCTCGGACACCGGTGCAGCCGGTGGAGTCTCGATCTGCTCGCCGGGCGGCACCGGGGTGGAAGATTCCGTCGCCTCGCCATGCTCGGGCTCGTCGTCGAAGAAGTCCGCGTCTTCGCCCGCGTTCCGGGACTCCTCGGAAGGCCGCTCGGGTGGCTCGGGTCTGGCAGCAGGCGCCGGCGGCGTGGCGTCGGGCGCTTCGTGCAGATCGAGCGTGGCGTCGAACACATGGCTGCAACGGCCGCAACGCACCCACCCATCCGAGATGCGGAGCTGGTCGCGAACCACCTTGAAGGTGGTGGTGCAGGCGGGGCAGCGCGTGACGAGGCTCATGACCGGGCGATTGTAGGGTTGGGCCCTCGCCGCGCCAGGGGAATCAGAGCGACACGACAGGCTCGCTGCGTCCTCAGCAGCGCGCCGTCATGAGGATCCAGCCGTCCTCGCTGTCGCTGACTTCGAGCGCGGCATACGGCGCATAGGCCTGCTTCAACTCGTCGGCCTGGCGCTCGAGGATGCCGGCCAGCACCAGCGACCCACCGGGCGCCACGTGGCTGCACAGCAGGGGCGCGAGCACCTTGAGCGGCGTGGCCAGGATGTTGGCCAGCACCGTGCCGTAGCGGCCCTTGGCTGCTTCAGGCAGGCCGGCGTTCAGGCGCACGCCGTTGGCTTCGGCGTTGAGGCGGGTCGACGAAACGGCCGCTTCGTCGATGTCGACGGCGTCGATGTCGAGCGCACCGAACTTCGCCGCGCCGATCGCGAGGATGCCGGAGCCGCAGCCGTAGTCGAGCACGCGCTGGCCGGCGAACCCGCCCTGCTTCGCGATCCAGCGCAGGCACATGCGCGTGGTGGGGTGCGTGCCGGTACCGAAGGCAAGCCCCGGGTCCAGGCGGATCACCTGCTTCGCCTGTTCGGGCGGCTCGTGCCACGTGGGAACGATCCAGAACTCGGGCGTGATCTCGACCGGCGCAAACTGCGATTGCGTGAGCCGCACCCAGTCTTGCTCGGGCACCGGCGCCACGCCGAGCACCGCGCAGCCCTCGAAGAAATCCTGCAGCGCAAGCACCGACGCCGCTTCTTTGGCAAGGGCTTCGTCGGCAAACAGCGCGATCACGCGCGAACGCTGCCAGCCTTCCTTGGGCGGCGGCATGCCGGGCTCGCCGAACAACGCCTGCTCGGCATCGGTCTGCGCGTCGGCGTCTTCGACCGACACGCTCAGCGCATCGAGTGCGTCGAGCGCATCGCCGAGCATCTCGACCCGGTCTTCCGGCGCCATGAGGCGTAGTTCAAACATGCCGTGGTGCCGTTCAGCGCTTGTGCGCCGCCAGCCACTCTTCCAGATAGTGGATGTTGGTGCCACCGCTCATGAACTTGGCGTCGACCATCAGCTCGCGGTGCAGCGGGATGTTGGTCTGGATGCCTTCGATCACGGTTTCATTCAGTGCCGTGCGCATGCGGGCCATGGCCTGCTCGCGCGTGTCGCCGTAGACAATGATCTTGCCGATCATCGAGTCGTAGTTCGGCGGCACGAAGTAGTTGGTGTACGCATGCGAATCGACGCGCACGCCAGGGCCGCCCGGCGGGTGCCACATGGTGATGCGGCCCGGCGACGGGGTGAACTTCCAGGCGTCTTCGGCGTTGATGCGGCACTCGATGGCGTGGCCGCGCATCTCGATCTGGCGCTGCGTGAACGGCAGCTTCTCGCCCGCCGCCACCATGATCTGCGTCTTCACGATGTCGATGCCGGTGGTGAACTCGGTCACCGGGTGCTCCACCTGCACGCGCGTGTTCATTTCGATGAAATAGAACTCGCCGTTTTCATAGAGGAACTCGAAGGTGCCGGCGCCGCGATAGCCGATCTTCTTGCAGGCCGCGGCGCAGCGCTCGCCGATCTTCTCGATCAGCTTGCGCGGAATGCCGGGGGCCGGCGATTCCTCGATCACCTTCTGGTGGCGGCGCTGCA
Protein-coding regions in this window:
- the prmA gene encoding 50S ribosomal protein L11 methyltransferase — protein: MFELRLMAPEDRVEMLGDALDALDALSVSVEDADAQTDAEQALFGEPGMPPPKEGWQRSRVIALFADEALAKEAASVLALQDFFEGCAVLGVAPVPEQDWVRLTQSQFAPVEITPEFWIVPTWHEPPEQAKQVIRLDPGLAFGTGTHPTTRMCLRWIAKQGGFAGQRVLDYGCGSGILAIGAAKFGALDIDAVDIDEAAVSSTRLNAEANGVRLNAGLPEAAKGRYGTVLANILATPLKVLAPLLCSHVAPGGSLVLAGILERQADELKQAYAPYAALEVSDSEDGWILMTARC
- a CDS encoding carbohydrate kinase family protein, with the protein product MAAVICGSLAFDTIMTFEGRFADQILPDQLHILNVSFLVPGLRRDFGGCAGNIAYSLNALGGAALPMATLGSDGADYLERMRGLGISTEFVRQLDDTFTAQAMIMNDVDNNQITAFHPGAMQQAHLTKIVAREDIRVGIIAPDGREAMLQHAEQFAAAGIPFVFDPGQGLPMFDGDALKHFVELASWVVVNDYEGKMLSQRTGWSLAEISKRVRGLVVTLAGEGCEVWTDGEREHVPGVTPTAVVEPTGCGDAWRGALLFGLEKEWPLAQCAALGNRIGALKIAQRGPQNYQIDRQALGL
- a CDS encoding histone H1-like DNA-binding protein; amino-acid sequence: MATAKKAPAKKAAAKKAPAKKVAAAKKAPAKKVAAKKAPAKKVAAKKVAAKKAPAKKVAAKKAAPAKKAAAKKAPAKKAPAKKAAAKKAPAKKAAAKKAPAKKAAAKKAPAKKAAAKKAPAKKAAAKKAAKKPAAKPAAAAKKPAAKKAAKAAPAAAPAPAAQTTLNPQAAWPFPTASKP
- a CDS encoding zinc-ribbon and DUF3426 domain-containing protein, producing MSLVTRCPACTTTFKVVRDQLRISDGWVRCGRCSHVFDATLDLHEAPDATPPAPAARPEPPERPSEESRNAGEDADFFDDEPEHGEATESSTPVPPGEQIETPPAAPVSEPESPPAPAPASASALVLPAHGIVADELWSDFEANEPEWRPPPSSLPPFPNIDLNLGAPPSLPPPPPPPLPALRLKARELVASAGDENEKHEPALDRDQVQMQKALRRARAKSAKIAGAKARDERTAAKASASMVREASEPDPVLLPLPSLRDDAEDSERLPLFGGEEPSRDAAGFWQRSAVRRWLWILAVLAVLLLAVQVLRHERDGIVARQPNLRPALAALCGLTGCELTALRQIGDIVIEGAAFAREKTGNSDYRLSFTLRNGATVPLAMPAVELSLLDSQERAVLRRVLTATDYGAPAVLPPRSDQAASLPLALSATEAATLPPIAGYRVEAFYP